One stretch of Pseudomonas fragi DNA includes these proteins:
- a CDS encoding ATP-binding protein — MGLIGLLLAQGLAVAAAEPQVQTLHLMGRSSVEAYSVVLEPSDRQWLKQHGPLRLGISAPDYGPFDLTVNGQDFEGLTADYAQLLSQLLHVDIEVKRYPSRPQAIEALKLGELDLLSSSNGFEAQYPELVLSLAYADDSPALVTRSSNRQRPPVDLAGLRVAMLDHYLPPQKVKDFYPKATLQLYPSTLTAIGAVAFGQADIYLGDFISASYLIHKNYLNNVQLADFSRLEDNPFSFALRRDNPGLLRMVNAALVAIPASVRMTILQRWSADGPQINNPWHFKPTAGELRWMIEHPRIKVAINDQFMPLSFVDEQGEFKGLVADLLATLSVRTGIEFEAVRAHSVLEVVALVKSGKADMLGGITRSTALENKLTFTRPYLITPFVLTTPIGPDGPQTLDDMAGLRVALVRGNALREFIVQNHPNITVVDADNAPAALEMVAKGKADAAISTLASARFLVSRRFAKQLKITSTVGTQPEQIGFATADDNPHLSAILSKALLSLTPGDMSELSSRWRTDTSPVESFWLRNRAEIIQGFTIAAALLLVAIAWITYLQRVIARRQQLVNELNAAKQRADEANRAKTTFLATMSHEIRTPMNAVIGMLELAMKKADQGIIDRFAIEVASVSARELLDLIGDILDIARIESGHLSLNPKRSNIKSLVEAVTRMFDGLARQKQLSLVCESSPAADVDVLIDPIRFKQIVSNLLSNAIKFTNKGEVRLTLTVQPAHDAQHVSVCLRVADTGVGISVQDQSRLFSPFVQASNNTQSARQGSGLGLVICRELCEMMGGQLHLDSVEGLGTQIDIVMVVPVLEHEEHAVDGHEPEPGIGRSLNILVVDDYPANRMLLAQQLSYLGHRVTDAENGVLGLKAWRLGDFDVVITDCSMPLMNGYQLAQAIRAEEVQLARAACQIFGFTANAQPGEVERCLEAGMDRCLFKPISLKDLSACLATGQVQSLKGIDGDESGRDDEIDLTYLKQLSQGDESMIQGLLAELATRNRQDLAALIELFVKDDYAGMAALAHGIKGGGRLVRARKLIECCEQLEAVCQAGEPQGLTVAVDALHSSMEQLADELERYAQANQSQG, encoded by the coding sequence ATGGGGCTCATCGGGCTGTTGCTGGCCCAGGGGCTGGCTGTTGCGGCGGCTGAACCACAGGTGCAAACGTTGCACCTGATGGGGCGCTCCAGTGTCGAAGCCTACAGCGTGGTACTTGAGCCGTCTGACAGGCAATGGCTCAAGCAACATGGGCCCTTGCGCCTGGGCATCTCTGCACCTGACTACGGCCCGTTTGATCTGACGGTAAACGGGCAGGACTTCGAAGGTCTGACCGCCGACTATGCGCAATTGCTGTCGCAGTTGCTGCATGTCGATATTGAGGTCAAGCGCTACCCATCGAGGCCGCAGGCGATAGAGGCACTCAAGCTCGGCGAGCTGGACTTGCTGAGCAGCTCCAATGGTTTTGAGGCGCAGTATCCCGAGCTGGTGTTGAGCCTTGCCTATGCCGACGACTCGCCTGCGCTGGTGACGCGCAGCAGCAACCGGCAGCGTCCGCCAGTTGATCTGGCGGGGTTGCGGGTTGCCATGCTTGATCACTATCTGCCGCCACAAAAGGTCAAGGATTTCTATCCGAAGGCTACCTTGCAGTTGTACCCCTCAACCCTGACCGCTATCGGTGCCGTGGCATTTGGCCAGGCCGACATTTATCTTGGGGATTTCATCAGCGCCAGCTACCTGATTCATAAAAACTACTTGAACAATGTGCAGCTGGCCGACTTTTCGCGTCTGGAAGACAACCCGTTTTCATTTGCCCTGCGCCGCGACAACCCCGGCTTGCTGCGCATGGTCAATGCGGCCCTGGTAGCGATACCCGCCAGTGTCCGCATGACCATTTTGCAGCGCTGGAGCGCCGATGGGCCGCAAATCAACAATCCCTGGCACTTTAAACCCACGGCCGGTGAGCTGCGCTGGATGATTGAGCATCCGCGGATAAAAGTGGCGATCAATGATCAGTTTATGCCGCTGTCGTTTGTTGATGAGCAGGGTGAGTTCAAGGGCCTGGTTGCCGATCTATTGGCCACCCTCAGTGTACGCACAGGCATTGAGTTCGAGGCGGTGCGTGCACATTCGGTGCTGGAGGTGGTGGCGCTGGTCAAGTCAGGCAAGGCCGATATGCTGGGTGGCATTACGCGCAGTACCGCTCTGGAGAACAAGCTGACGTTCACTCGGCCTTATCTGATTACTCCTTTTGTACTGACCACCCCCATTGGCCCTGACGGCCCGCAAACCCTGGATGACATGGCGGGCCTGCGGGTGGCATTGGTGCGTGGCAATGCGTTGCGCGAGTTTATTGTGCAGAACCACCCGAATATTACGGTGGTGGACGCTGACAACGCGCCAGCAGCCCTTGAGATGGTGGCCAAAGGCAAGGCCGATGCCGCGATTAGTACACTGGCCAGCGCGCGCTTTCTGGTTTCGCGACGCTTTGCCAAGCAGTTGAAAATCACCAGCACGGTGGGCACACAACCTGAACAGATCGGCTTTGCCACGGCTGACGACAACCCGCACTTGAGCGCCATATTGAGCAAGGCATTGCTCAGCCTGACACCTGGAGACATGAGCGAGCTGAGCAGCCGTTGGCGGACTGACACGTCACCTGTCGAGAGTTTCTGGCTGCGCAATCGGGCTGAAATCATCCAGGGCTTTACCATTGCCGCTGCCTTGTTGCTGGTGGCGATTGCCTGGATTACCTACCTGCAGCGGGTCATCGCGCGGCGCCAGCAATTGGTCAACGAGTTGAATGCCGCCAAGCAGAGGGCCGATGAGGCAAATCGGGCAAAGACCACTTTTCTGGCGACCATGAGCCATGAAATCCGCACACCCATGAATGCGGTGATCGGCATGCTTGAATTGGCCATGAAAAAAGCCGATCAAGGCATCATTGATCGTTTCGCCATTGAGGTGGCGTCGGTTTCAGCGCGCGAGTTGCTCGATTTGATTGGCGATATTCTGGATATAGCGCGCATTGAGTCCGGCCATCTGTCATTGAACCCCAAGCGTTCGAATATCAAGTCACTGGTTGAGGCCGTGACACGCATGTTTGATGGCCTGGCGCGGCAGAAACAACTGAGTCTGGTGTGTGAGTCGAGCCCGGCGGCTGATGTGGATGTGCTGATTGACCCGATACGCTTCAAGCAAATTGTCTCCAACCTGTTGAGCAATGCCATCAAGTTCACCAACAAGGGCGAGGTCAGGCTGACCTTGACGGTGCAGCCCGCCCACGATGCGCAGCATGTTTCGGTGTGCTTGCGTGTGGCGGACACTGGCGTGGGCATCTCTGTGCAGGATCAGAGCCGCTTGTTCAGCCCTTTTGTGCAGGCCAGCAACAACACCCAGTCGGCCCGCCAGGGGTCAGGCCTGGGGCTGGTGATCTGCCGCGAACTCTGCGAAATGATGGGCGGGCAGTTGCACCTCGACAGTGTGGAGGGGCTCGGTACGCAGATTGACATCGTGATGGTAGTGCCTGTGCTTGAGCATGAAGAGCACGCAGTTGATGGCCATGAACCAGAACCGGGCATTGGTCGGTCGTTGAACATTTTGGTGGTGGATGATTACCCGGCCAACAGAATGTTGCTGGCCCAGCAATTGAGTTACCTGGGGCACCGCGTCACGGACGCCGAAAATGGTGTGCTGGGCCTCAAGGCATGGCGGCTGGGGGATTTCGATGTGGTGATTACCGACTGCTCAATGCCGCTGATGAACGGCTATCAGTTGGCCCAGGCAATACGCGCCGAAGAGGTGCAACTGGCGCGGGCGGCTTGCCAGATTTTTGGTTTTACCGCCAACGCACAGCCAGGTGAAGTTGAGCGTTGCCTGGAGGCGGGCATGGACAGGTGCCTGTTCAAGCCCATCAGCCTCAAGGACTTGAGTGCTTGCCTGGCCACAGGCCAGGTGCAAAGCCTGAAAGGCATCGATGGCGACGAATCTGGCAGAGACGATGAGATTGACCTGACTTACCTCAAGCAGTTGAGTCAGGGGGATGAGTCGATGATTCAGGGGCTGCTTGCGGAACTGGCGACCCGAAACCGTCAGGACCTTGCCGCTCTGATCGAGCTGTTTGTCAAGGATGATTATGCCGGCATGGCGGCGTTGGCCCACGGCATCAAGGGGGGCGGCAGGCTCGTTCGAGCCAGGAAGCTGATTGAGTGTTGCGAACAACTGGAAGCGGTTTGCCAGGCCGGCGAACCACAGGGACTCACTGTCGCAGTCGATGCACTTCACAGCAGTATGGAGCAGTTGGCGGACGAACTTGAACGTTATGCGCAAGCGAATCAATCACAGGGATGA
- a CDS encoding response regulator transcription factor, with amino-acid sequence MKVLIADDHSLIRSAMKVLMESNGYEVVAEAANGTDTVQLARKHEVDLIILDITMPGLDGLEVINRIRASGIETRILVLTSQSPLFYSQRCMKAGAAGFITKSQDLTELLRAVKIIMDGYTFFPYLAASSVRSSDASMSDIELIQHLSARELYILQQLARGLSNKKIAEDMILSSKTISTYKARLIEKLNIKSVVYLADFAKRNDLI; translated from the coding sequence ATGAAAGTGTTGATTGCCGACGATCATTCACTTATTCGCTCAGCGATGAAAGTACTCATGGAAAGTAATGGGTACGAAGTCGTGGCCGAGGCTGCCAACGGTACTGATACGGTTCAGTTGGCGCGCAAGCATGAAGTTGACCTGATCATCCTGGATATCACCATGCCCGGCCTGGATGGCCTTGAGGTGATCAATAGAATCAGGGCATCGGGGATTGAAACCCGCATCCTGGTGCTGACGTCCCAGTCGCCGCTGTTTTACTCACAGCGCTGCATGAAAGCCGGTGCGGCCGGGTTTATTACCAAAAGCCAGGACCTCACCGAATTGTTGCGGGCGGTAAAAATAATCATGGATGGTTACACATTCTTTCCTTACTTGGCCGCCAGTTCGGTGCGTAGCAGTGATGCAAGTATGAGTGACATAGAATTGATTCAGCATTTGTCTGCGCGCGAGTTGTACATCTTGCAACAGCTGGCTCGTGGTTTGAGTAATAAGAAAATTGCCGAAGACATGATTTTGAGCAGTAAGACCATCAGTACTTATAAGGCGCGACTGATCGAAAAGTTGAATATCAAGTCGGTGGTTTACCTGGCAGATTTTGCCAAACGCAATGATTTGATTTAA
- the mgtA gene encoding magnesium-translocating P-type ATPase, producing the protein MKLSLKEFFAGFLRTRHIGRHFRRLALLDSLTNTTVSREVPPTLAQTLVVAANCDSAVLIDNLGTHTDGLSEAEVDALRQQHGLNEVEHEQPLSPWVHLWHCYKNPFNLLLTLLAAVSLATDDIQAAVVISTMVVLSTLLRFWQEAKSNKAADALKEMVSNTATVMRRDFSADTSPMFGKFSGAARQIRGAQRIELPIKQLVPGDLIVLSAGDMIPADCRVLSAKDLFVSQAAMTGESMPVEKFAHQFDSQTSNPLELDNILFMGTNVVSGAATAVVLTTGNNTYFGALAQRVGVTDRGETSFQSGVNKVSWLLIRFMFVMAPLVLFINGFTKGDWTEALLFALSVAVGLTPEMLPMIVTSTLAKGAVFLSRKKVIVKRLDAIQNFGAMDVLCTDKTGTLTQDKIFLARHVDVWGQESDDVLEMAYLNSYYQTGLKNLLDVAVLEHVEVHRELNVGTAFSKVDEIPFDFTRRRMSVVVVEQGKPHVLICKGAVEEVLSVCKTVRHGEQEEALGDELLARIRQVTAAFNEEGLRVVAVAARSMTEGRETYSLSDEQELTLIGYVAFLDPPKESTAPALKALAEHGVAVKVLTGDNELVTAKICREVGLEQQGLLMGNDIERMSDSQLAVAVETTNVFARLTPTHKERIVRLLKANGHVVGFMGDGINDAPALRTADIGISVDSAVDIAKEAADIILLEKSLMVLEEGVLEGRRTFANMLKYIKMTASSNFGNVFSVLVASAFIPFLPMLPMHLLVQNLLYDVSQIAIPFDNVDEEMLKKPQRWQPADVGRFMLFFGPISSLFDILTFGLMWYVFKANTPEHQTLFQSGWFVVGLLTQTLIVHMIRTPKIPFLQSRAAMPLMVMTGVIMAVGIFLPMGPLAGYFKLQALPPLYFVFLPMILLAYMLLTQAVKGFYIRRFGWQ; encoded by the coding sequence ATGAAACTCTCCCTGAAAGAATTCTTCGCCGGCTTTTTGCGCACCCGCCATATCGGCCGGCACTTCCGGCGGCTGGCCTTGCTCGACAGCCTGACCAACACCACGGTCAGCCGTGAAGTGCCACCGACGCTGGCCCAAACCCTGGTGGTGGCGGCCAACTGTGACAGCGCGGTCCTGATCGACAATCTAGGCACCCATACCGACGGCCTGAGTGAAGCCGAAGTCGACGCGCTGCGCCAGCAACACGGGCTCAATGAGGTTGAACATGAGCAGCCGCTCAGCCCCTGGGTGCATCTGTGGCATTGCTACAAGAATCCCTTCAACCTGCTGCTGACCTTGCTCGCAGCAGTCTCCCTGGCCACCGATGATATTCAGGCCGCCGTGGTGATCAGCACCATGGTGGTGCTGTCGACCTTGCTGCGCTTCTGGCAGGAGGCCAAGTCCAACAAGGCCGCCGATGCGCTCAAGGAAATGGTCAGCAACACCGCCACGGTGATGCGCCGTGACTTCAGTGCCGATACTTCGCCCATGTTCGGCAAGTTCTCCGGCGCAGCGCGGCAAATCAGGGGCGCGCAGCGTATCGAACTGCCGATCAAGCAGTTGGTGCCTGGCGACCTGATCGTGCTGTCAGCCGGCGACATGATCCCGGCCGATTGTCGGGTGCTCAGCGCCAAGGACCTGTTTGTCAGCCAAGCGGCGATGACCGGCGAATCGATGCCGGTGGAGAAATTCGCGCATCAGTTTGACAGCCAGACCAGCAACCCGCTGGAGCTGGACAATATCCTGTTCATGGGCACCAACGTGGTCTCAGGGGCGGCCACGGCGGTGGTGTTGACCACCGGCAACAACACTTACTTCGGCGCGCTGGCGCAACGGGTCGGGGTGACGGATCGTGGTGAAACCTCATTCCAGTCCGGGGTCAACAAGGTCAGTTGGTTGCTGATCCGCTTTATGTTCGTGATGGCCCCGCTGGTGTTGTTTATCAACGGCTTTACCAAGGGCGACTGGACTGAAGCCTTGCTGTTCGCGCTGTCGGTTGCCGTGGGCTTGACCCCGGAAATGCTGCCGATGATCGTGACGTCGACCCTGGCCAAGGGCGCAGTGTTTCTGTCGCGTAAAAAAGTCATCGTCAAGCGTCTTGATGCCATCCAGAACTTTGGGGCGATGGATGTGCTGTGCACTGACAAGACCGGCACCCTGACCCAGGACAAGATTTTTCTGGCCCGGCATGTGGATGTATGGGGGCAAGAGTCTGACGATGTTCTGGAAATGGCTTACCTCAACAGCTACTACCAGACCGGTTTGAAAAACCTGCTGGACGTGGCGGTGCTGGAGCATGTCGAGGTCCACCGCGAATTGAACGTGGGTACGGCCTTCAGCAAGGTCGATGAAATCCCGTTCGACTTCACCCGTCGGCGCATGTCCGTGGTGGTGGTCGAACAGGGCAAGCCGCATGTGTTGATCTGCAAGGGCGCTGTGGAAGAAGTGCTGTCCGTGTGCAAGACCGTGCGTCATGGCGAGCAGGAAGAAGCCCTTGGTGACGAACTGCTGGCGCGTATTCGCCAGGTTACCGCTGCCTTCAACGAAGAGGGCTTGCGCGTGGTGGCCGTGGCTGCGCGGTCCATGACCGAGGGGCGCGAGACCTACAGCCTGAGCGATGAACAGGAACTGACGTTGATCGGTTATGTGGCGTTCCTCGACCCGCCCAAAGAGAGCACTGCGCCGGCGCTTAAAGCCCTGGCCGAGCACGGGGTGGCGGTCAAGGTCTTGACCGGTGACAACGAACTGGTCACGGCCAAGATCTGCCGTGAAGTGGGCCTTGAACAGCAAGGTTTGCTGATGGGCAACGACATTGAGCGCATGAGCGACAGCCAGTTGGCGGTGGCCGTGGAGACCACCAACGTGTTTGCCAGACTGACGCCGACGCACAAGGAACGTATCGTGCGCTTGCTCAAGGCCAATGGCCATGTCGTGGGTTTTATGGGCGACGGCATCAACGATGCCCCGGCGCTGCGTACGGCAGATATCGGCATCTCGGTGGACAGTGCCGTGGATATCGCCAAGGAAGCGGCTGACATCATCCTGCTGGAGAAAAGCCTGATGGTGCTGGAGGAGGGCGTGCTGGAAGGGCGCAGGACCTTCGCCAATATGCTCAAGTACATCAAAATGACGGCCAGTTCGAACTTCGGCAATGTGTTCTCGGTGCTGGTGGCCAGTGCGTTCATCCCGTTTTTGCCGATGTTGCCGATGCACCTGCTGGTTCAGAACTTGCTGTACGACGTGTCCCAAATCGCCATTCCATTCGATAACGTCGATGAGGAAATGCTGAAAAAACCACAGCGCTGGCAGCCAGCGGACGTAGGCCGTTTTATGCTGTTTTTTGGGCCGATCAGTTCGCTTTTTGACATCCTGACCTTTGGCTTGATGTGGTATGTGTTCAAGGCCAATACCCCCGAGCACCAGACCCTGTTCCAGTCAGGCTGGTTTGTGGTCGGGCTGCTCACGCAAACGCTGATCGTGCACATGATCCGCACGCCGAAAATCCCGTTCCTGCAAAGCCGCGCGGCAATGCCGCTGATGGTCATGACGGGGGTGATCATGGCGGTGGGCATCTTCCTGCCGATGGGGCCGTTGGCGGGCTACTTCAAGCTGCAGGCGCTGCCGCCGCTGTACTTTGTGTTCCTGCCGATGATTTTGCTGGCGTACATGCTGCTGACCCAGGCAGTCAAAGGCTTCTACATTCGCAGGTTCGGCTGGCAATAA